The Vigna angularis cultivar LongXiaoDou No.4 chromosome 6, ASM1680809v1, whole genome shotgun sequence genome contains the following window.
TTCAACAAATActttgttaataatatattttgtatttactCGTCTAAATATTCAGCTTATACTATCACTCGTCAGCCAAATTCAGCATCTTTTCTAGGCCCAATAATGAATGTTAATTGagtttattcattaattatgttAACTATACAATACTAATTAATAAAGAATGTTTTAATCTCTTCATTGACATTAGTGAAACTAAAATATGAATTAGTCAAATTACACGCCACTGATAGGAGTATCATTTATGTGTATAGATTTCACCAGTACTtgaaatataattgaattttttaattttctatgttttttatttttgaaaagcacttaaattatatgaaatttattatctttatttttgttccataaaatattgtttgtctttataatatttttttattttaaattaatcccTGAAAAGTATTCAGTAAagcaatagaaaaaaaaaactttaaaggTACTAAAATAAACTAACAAGGACTAGAGCTAAAATAgatcaaaagtaaaaaaaaaacaattttttttagaaaataaaaaaataactttatttcaaaaattaatccCAAATAATTATGCAAACAGGTAATTGAATATTTGAGTTGTTTCAAAAGTCAGagcaatttaaaattaaaccatttttaagAAATAGTAGATAATTTGAAGTAGGACTTGGTCAATTGAATTTATCATATTCGATATAAATATTATCTCATCTCAGACTAGTGATGCATGTGGTTTGTAAAGCATCATAGCAAGAATTTGAAGGCTCTGCAACCACCACATGTCACAGCAATATTACCATAAAATACTTTCAGCCTAACTCACCACATCATCATGCATCACACGCTCACCACTAATTGCTTGGAATAGACAATTGCCACTTTCAGTAATTACATTTCTCTAATGTATACATCTGCATAATGATAATTAGCTCTTTAAGCATCAATTATTCACCAATTAATCACATTTTTATGCAGCACCTCTTTGTAATACTATATTAAAACAGGGTCATTGATCAAAATCTGGGTCTAAATAGCCATATGGGATTGGACACAAAACGTATAAGAGGAACAAAACCACATGATTCATTCTCTTCATGTGCAACTCTGAAACTGCTAATCATTTGATCTGTTACTTCTTTTCCATCGCATATTATTTTAACATCACAGATTTCTGGTACATTTCTGAGGACCTTATCTGCTATGCCATTTCTCCTTCTGGACACGGATTTGCTACACATCACAGTAAAATATTAGTGACAGATTAGTAGAAACAATTATtgctattaatttaattttacattattgcAAGGAATGGTACCTTAAATTAGATTTGGTGATTCCAATCACTAATTTTCTTATATCATGATCTCTAACTTGCTCTGTTATTGCTTTGGCAACGTTGTCACCCTCTACAACATTCACTTCCACCTTAACCTGTACTTTTCTTTGCATATTAAATTCCACGAAAGTGATATTTTTCAACTATCAAACTGTGTATTGTTTTTGTGTGAGAGAGATTTCTTTACCTTTGAATCAAAGCACAAGTCAATGAACTCTTGAAGGAGCAATTTTTTCTTGCCTTTCTGTCGAGTCAAGTGAAAGTTAACATACTCTGCATTTACACGATTCCTTGGAAATTTTCCAACTGCCATCAAACATCAAAAGCAACAAAGTCATAGCTTAATGAATGGCTTCATTAATCAATGGAAACAACCACTTCATTCATTCGTTGACTTCGGCattttgattaataaaaaaGGTAAGAACCATGTTATTCATTCCTTGAATCACTCCAACAACAACTAACCTTGTGAAGTCTTATACCAGCAAAACTATTACATAGTCTAAAACCACAACATGTTTATACTTCCAACCAATCTTTTCATGACGAATAACcaaaaatttcaacttataaattAGTCTGGACCATGTGATAACGATGAACTATGCAACAATTTATCTTCAAGAAGATGATGACTCACATGGACTTGGGATGAGCCTGATTTCTGGAAAAACGTGTATGAGATAGACAGTGGTAGAGGGTGTGACAGCATGGTTCAAAGTCCATAAAAGGGCTTCCATGCTTGATTCTCCAACGTGGTCTACTGCCACATGAACAACATCTGTGTCGTTGTTGTTGTGAATGTCAAAAGAGAACACGCTGCTCTCACAGTCTTCTGATATTGTCTCCAATGATTCCTTCAGATTGATCTCAAATAGCTCCTCTGAATCTTCATTGTTTATTTCATTGGCGCTGCAGTCATACACCTGAATGAAACCGCAACAGCCTTCTTCATCGGATTCGTGGTGCAAACAATCATGTCTCGTTTTCCTTGACATCATTGGTAGCAACTGTGACAACTTTACATCAGCTTGGTTTGCCTTATGATGAGTTTGTAGACTTTctgattaaaaatttaagaagaaaCTGGGAACTGGATTAGAGTTTCACTGTGTTTAGCATAGCTAAAACGAAACTTCAATGAGTAAGTACGCGGTTTATGaacatttttttgtcttttacgTAGACAATAggtattttgtttttgaagttGATGTTGTTCAAACTAGACAAAATTATTATGAAGGAAACttttatacaataatttaattcattttcatatttaagaCTTGAACCAAATGTTATTGGAATTAAGTTAAAGTAAGTTGAAGTGAGTTGGCATACATTTTCAATGgtgtatattttgttttgtaacaATAAAGAAAGTGGGAAGAGGAGgatttttaattagtaaaaaagTGATACGAAGATGAATagaaatattctttaaaaagattaaaaatagaaattaatggGGTTGTGATGAGGAAAAGTAAGAGAAGTAGCTGAGTTTAAAGTCAAATCATTGGAACATGTTAACATATCAAATATGATTATCTCATCTCTTTCAAATGGAAGATTAGATAATGACTATACATTGGACACttgtgttaattaattaagatttatacTATAGCCAATTGTTGACCGTAACAAGTAGCTAGCGGATTTTGTTTTTCGTTAGTAATAATAgaattataatttcaatattatttgttttttatatttgaactatatatacatatatacctATAATTTTGAGTTGGTTGATAATTATAGTTTTGGGGTCTCTAATAAAAAATCTGTGACAAATAAGTTTAAGGATTTTAAATGAAGAATTGATTCATTGGccacaattgaaaaaaaataaggataacggataataatgtaataataatgACAATTATAATGCTTATTATAATATGACAGAGAAATAATATGATAATGGAGATATTGATTATAATGattataatagtaatataaacTTCGATATTACGAGTTAGATatctttttttaacttataatgaGAAATTTTTAATCAAGCATGCAGTGCATTACGATGAATATAAGATCTCTTTATTAATTGAGTCATACCATACAATAAGTTCCATCTTATGTAATTGTTCATTTGTAGCATTGTAGCTTAGAAAAACCTCACTGTACAACTTCACTTGTGATTGAATATGTGTGGTAATtggaattaaattattttagagcgaaccaaaataaattattttacatgaattaagaacatatttaataataaaaaaaagtctacaaaattcaaaaaatcgacataagaattttttttcaaaaactgtGTGGATTCCAGCCCACAAATTGCTGGATAAACCACCCTGAATGAAGTTGACGACTTGATCAGCTTGACCCAACAAAATGTAATCAATGGTTAAacacatcaatttttttttaccaaaaaagTTGAATTGACAATTTAACTACATTTCAACAAAAAactttaacatatattttaatattaatatttgttttttccgAAAATTCTTACGgactattaattttaataaattcagaTGAATATGTACTTTAAAATGAATGAtagatatatgtatatatattccTTTTGATTTTGAAGATAAATTCTCCTATTTTATCTACTCTTCTCCCAGCAactgaataaataaaaaattctaaatatatGCTAGATTTTCTTAAACCCAATCCACATCTCTATATAAACAATGGTAGATTGATGAACATTGTTGGTTTTTCAAAGGGTAAAATCTAAAACCAACATTGATATAGTGAACTATTCCCAATGCTGAAATTCAGTGACTGACACACAGTACTTATGAAAAGCTTTGGTCTTAAAAGTTGAAGCAAACACACGAAACCGAAGCATTTTGCTGATGCTTGTTTTTCTGGGACATGGAAGTATCAGTGGCAATGGCAGCGGCTATCTGTTCATTTACTTCCTTTCCTTCACATACAATACTCACATTGCAACTTTCCGGAGCATTCTGAAGTATCTGATCAGCTATGCCACTCCCTTTCTTTGATCTCAATTTTCTGTCCAACCAAAATGTTACAAGACTAAATTATCGATTCTTTTCTCATAAATCAACATCCTTAACTGTTTCAAAAATATTCTACCGTATTTGAGATTTGCTTGCTCCAATCACTAGTTTTCTTATTTGAAGAATGGGAATGAGGTCGATGATAGCCTTTGCAATCAAGTCACTCTCAATCAAGATTGTTTCGACCTTAACctgtttgatatttttcttaCTTCAATTTTGTGTGAAATTGGAAAGTAGTTTCCATTTTATAGTTGTAGAATGAGTACCTTGGAAGCAGAACATAATTGCAGGAATTTGTTAAGGAGCTCTCTTCTCTTGCCTCTTTCTTGTGCCATGTAGCTCTCTACCTGCTCAGGACTCACTTGCTCCTTCGGAATCACTCCAACTCCCACTGTCATAACACAAACACACATTCAcaagaaaaatcttatttgcataaaaattacaaaagttcAACAAAAGATGTTTGACCTTTTCACATTCCTTTATTTCAATCATGTTAGGACATTACAACTTTAACTTTAGCAGACATTTTTTCACTCTTGGATTATCATAAGCCCTCAAAATTGATTCCCGGGTTATACTGAAGAAAAccgaataaaaaaaattaaaaatttaagtaacCATGTTGACCTTTCAAACTGTAAACCGTCATATACATATCTCAGAAGCgattaataatttttctgtGGTCTTGAAAACAGCATGGTGGTTAAGACCTCAACCTCACAGGTAGGGCAAGGGTGTGAACAACTTGCACCTATCTAGCGTAGAGgtagaaaagaaagaatgattgaaaaactataataatccaaaaagcaaacaacaaaagaaagaaagaaacaaaaaacaaagaaaagggaGATGAGAAATTTGGAAGAAAAGTTACATGGATTTGGAAGGTGCTTGATCTCTGGGAAAACGTGTATGAGATAGAGAATGGTAGATGGAGTGGTGAAGTTGGTGAGGGTCCATGACAAGGCTTCGATGCTGCTGGGGCTCTTTCCGACGGCGACATAGACAGTGTCTTCCTCCTCCTTGTCTTGTTCGTTAATGGTAACAAGAGAATCATTGTTGAAGGGGAAGTCTGAGGAGTTATCTTCCTCTATCTCAGTGACGGTGGTGCTTCTTCCAGAGTGGTTGTTGTCCACCTGAAGGGACAGAGGTTCAGGTGAACGGTGCATGGTGTGAGTTAAGGTTTGAGACATTTATATGACTGAACAGTTGTTGTTGTGTGGTGTTGGTTTGGGTGAAAGGGCAATAATAGTTGTGTTTagaagagagttgaaggtgtaAATGAAGAGAGAAAGTGTGGTGTAAATGAGAGAGAGAAATGTATGGAGTTTAATTAATAGTAGCACCGGCCTCAGAGACAGATTTGAGGGTGTGAAAAGGCATGTGATTCGTAGACTAGGAAATTTAGAGTTTGAATGAATATCAactttgacttttatttttctctagaCCGACCCAAATGtcttttattagatattttgcCACTCGATagtgtagtttttttttaatttaagaatttaggtatttttcttgaaatattTACAAGTTATGAAGAACTTGCACTCGATTgataactttattattatttttttaaagttgttaCTTAAGTAGTCTTAATTCTTTTTACACTAAAGAATCTCCTTTAAAGttactatttgtttttttttaaatatttatatacttaaaagtaaaattattaaggTTTTTAACTAAAACTTtactgtttaattttttaattatagcagtgttatttttatatttaaaaatatttaggtaTTGATTTTTGTAAGTTGTAGTTAATTTACTCTTTAGATGATACATATTGAATAACTTctttttaagtttaagttttttaaattgaagtaaAATTTTAACGGAATAgtacaataaatttatttatgagaATTTGTCAATCTTCTTATTTAGTTGTCAAGTCTTTATTATAATCATtcatttattaacataaaattggtgagttttaattattgaaattaatcTCTTTAATTctctaatatttataatagagaAAATACTTAAAGAcattttggtaaaaaaataatttatataaaacaattagcattttatttatataaacaaacaaagaaatTGTCCGTGGCTTATATTTAAGGTAGGTCTAGTTGCTAAGTAACATTATATTTAGGGTGACTAAGTCTCATTAAGAAATAGCATTATATTTAAGGTGACTAAGCCTAAATAAGAGATATCATACCCAATTACTTAGAGTTTAAAACACTACTTTTGTCTTCCatgattgaatttaaaaaaaaaaaattaaactattgtGTTTGtctttaaaaatgaagaaagctactaattagtttaattatgaaaatatgaccaaattagtttatattttcaactttataaaatgaaagattattctacttttttttaaaacccAGGTTCAATGGGTTCCACATTGTTCCATATGATTTTGTATAGAAAACACTCGAAACATATTACAATATGATATTTTACTTCcgtttgattaaaaaaatatgatatttaaattgattaaaaaaatatgatatttaaaataactgGTTCTCATACCTAATGACTTggatgaaagaaaaaggtttGACTGAGATATGTAAGAAGAAGCATTCAAAAAGAACGAGGGAGATGAGTAAGAGTTTGGAGAtcctttttagttttgagaatgaaaattattcaaatatcgttaaccttaaaacttataatcGACAATATATAatggtatttttgtttattaaaacttggtacacattactaaaatttaccaactgaaaaaaagaaataagttaacaaaccatatatatatatatatatatatatatatatatatatatatatatatatatatatatatatatatatatatatatatatatatgacaaatatataatagaatacAGTAATTCTTCGATTTTTTGAGACTATATTATTTACCTTAATAACAACTTTCTAAAGGAACACAATATCaggcttttttttttcaactatcATTGTGTCAGAACCCTTAAAAATCCTGTGAATGAAAGCCAGGAGTTAGTGAAAATCAGAAAGTGGAGGACAGGTGTGAGCAGCTGAGTGGCCGATCGGTTTTGACGGTTATGTAAAACTTAAACTTTCAATTTTCGTGCCActttctctgcatgcacccttcatcttcaaccttttgaacctttcattttctcctccttctctctacaaccTTCTtattctctctacaaaatcttacccttttcttcttccaatcttCAATCAGACCACGTCTGAGTCTTCTTGGTGTCAAGAGCTTCACTTTACACCTATCAAATTGTTGgtttgagctggtaagttcattcCTCTCTCAGCAATGTTGTCTTTTGTCACATGCAAACCgagtttctggttgcatgagtttgCCATCTCATTCTGAGCACACTTCTggtcttttgtttggtttagtttcataAATTGTGACCGTAGGAGCGTAAGATTTCTGGTGGTGAATTATCTTATACAAATTGTGAGCGTTCAGCTAAGCttaaaaggtaagggaagcttatataatttgattatgattcttgttctgaatggttgtatgttggtttgattatttgatgaatatgaaatattgaTGCTACTGTATGTTGTTTATATGAGTGGATGATTTATAACTGAGGTAGATTGGGTTGAGATAGAGTTTGATCTTTAATTTGCAACTTTCTGTATAATCATGTGTTTGACACCGAGAGTCATTATTGACCGTTCGATTTTCCTCTGAGCATTCGGTCTAAATTGAATTCTTCTTCTGTAGAGAATttagttaatgaccgatcgattttatattattatatatgtaaatgagTGTTCGGTCTACGTATAGTTTCTCCTTTGTACTTCTTAAATCAGCTTAGTTAAGATATTCAAAAATACctaaattcttaaatattatatttatccttTGTTGAAAATAAGTCATATGTAATTGTAATTAGAATATATTCCTTCATTGTATAATCTCTGTAGTGCTTGATCGTAAACCTAGCTCTTGGTCTAGGTAGTGCTCGGTCACCAACCAAGCGCTCAGTCTCAGTAGTATTAGGCTTCGAAATAAGTGCTCGGTTATACAATATATTCCTTAATATATCTGCTTTGGGTATTAAGAGTGTTCGGCCAAACTCCAAAGTGTTCGGCCTAGTTTGTAGTGTTCGGTTTAAACTCTTAGGTCTTTGATAAAAACTTTCCTTATCATTCAGTCAGGTTTAAGTAGATGTATTCTATAGTATTCCACCTATTTCTTGGGTTCTGTCTAGTAAAGATCTTTCGGTTAAAGTTGTTGTGTATCTCGTAGTCTTTTCTTATCATTATTATAAGTGTTAGGCTTATGATGAGTCTTGTCTCTCATGGACCGCTCGGTCCTATTTGGTGGATAAGTgaaagaccgctcggtcttacactaagtgttTGGTTAGATTAGTTTAAGAAGTATTTCTCTCATTCGGTTTTGCTTCTAAGATGGAATATTGTTTCCttgatttagtttgaatgtATTGATAATGAAGTATGATGACTTTAAAGTATGATGTGATTTGAATGATAtggatatgaaagagtattccagggaggaatatctcaagATTTGTTAtggattggtaaagtatgaatgtgatCATGCTAAggtggcgtttatcctgatattctattattactcattctcaagtagagaggagtaaatcatgtgtgagaatggcaagagctcctagtccataaggttaagaTGGGCGatgtaagaacggactaacctcgagtggcagctgttgagacatcccagctactacatcacccgtgtgcaaaaacgtcgtagctacacataattcacacaGTCCAGACAATCAGAGTCAAATGGTTGGTCATTGCATGCATTAATGTATGATTGGTGGATTGATTGAATTATGGAATTATATCAGATTGATATGAATTATATGtgtattgaattaattaaattacataagcttaccctatttcctgtcttgttTGTTTGTCCTTCTTGTTGTCgttttctgttgcaatgatcatcttgtggatgtgagcagaaggagaggAGTTACTGGAAGAAGCTCTTGAAGAAGTGGAGGTTAAGGTCGAACCATAGAACCGTTCGGTAGTTATAGTTACTTCGTTTTGTATATCCGTTCGGTTTAAGATTGTTTTGTtggaaccgttcggtcaagtaTTTAGCTTTGTAAAGTTTAAT
Protein-coding sequences here:
- the LOC108342892 gene encoding U-box domain-containing protein 35; the encoded protein is MMSRKTRHDCLHHESDEEGCCGFIQVYDCSANEINNEDSEELFEINLKESLETISEDCESSVFSFDIHNNNDTDVVHVAVDHVGESSMEALLWTLNHAVTPSTTVYLIHVFPEIRLIPSPFGKFPRNRVNAEYVNFHLTRQKGKKKLLLQEFIDLCFDSKVKVEVNVVEGDNVAKAITEQVRDHDIRKLVIGITKSNLSKSVSRRRNGIADKVLRNVPEICDVKIICDGKEVTDQMISSFRVAHEENESCGFVPLIRFVSNPIWLFRPRF
- the LOC108342891 gene encoding U-box domain-containing protein 35 encodes the protein MSQTLTHTMHRSPEPLSLQVDNNHSGRSTTVTEIEEDNSSDFPFNNDSLVTINEQDKEEEDTVYVAVGKSPSSIEALSWTLTNFTTPSTILYLIHVFPEIKHLPNPLGVGVIPKEQVSPEQVESYMAQERGKRRELLNKFLQLCSASKVKVETILIESDLIAKAIIDLIPILQIRKLVIGASKSQIRKLRSKKGSGIADQILQNAPESCNVSIVCEGKEVNEQIAAAIATDTSMSQKNKHQQNASVSCVCFNF